ATGAAACCGAGATAGGGGTGAAGGGCACCCTTCAATTTAACTACCAGAAAAACTGAACTATGAATATTTTTGAAGCCTTGCGCGCAGACCATGAGATCCAGAGAGAACTGATCAAGAAACTTGTGGACACTTCTGGAGATACGGATCACCGTAAAAACCTTTTTGAGTCGCTTAAAAAAGAACTCGCCATCCATGCCGATGCGGAGGAGCGCCACTTTTACATCCCACTGATCGAGTCTGATCTTACCCAAGAAAAAGCCCGCCACAGCATTGCTGAACATCATGAAATGGACGAGCTGGTAGAGAAACTAGAAGAAACTGACATGAGCAGCAGCGCGTGGCTCACTTACATGAAAGAACTGGCGCACAAGGTGGAACACCATCTCGACGAAGAAGAACAAGAGGTTTTTCAAATGGCTGGAAAAGCGCTCACTCAAAAAGAAAAAGACAATCTAGCAGATACGTACAAAAAGGAAATGTCTGAGAGTAGGAGCGCTTAAGTCTCATCTTTCTCAAATTACGGTTGAAGAAATTAAAAATTAAAAAAGCTGGTAAACAATTTAAAATTGTTTACCAGCTTTATTTTATATTAATTATTTTCCTATTTAGTGCGCAGCGTCATCGCGCTCTAAATTAGTTTTTCTGTCGCCACCTTGACTGTGTAGTTTGTTTTCTTCGTCGTTGAGTCCGTTAATGCCGTTACCGTTTTGGGCTGCTGTTCTGCCCGGAATGTCGAGATCTTTTCCCTTAAAATCGACCGGTCTTTCTCTGTCGGTTAACTGGGTGTCATTCCCCCCATCGTGGTGAATATGCTTGTTGTCATCTCTAAGCATTTTCTTATCCTCCTCTGTGATTTCAGGATTGTAGGGTAAGTCTTTCTTAGATTTATTCGCGTCCGTTTTCATAAAATTTGTTTTCCTTAAAAATACAGGACAAGTGAATGAAATTGTGTTTAATAAACACTAAAAAAAGCAGATATTCACCAACAACATAATCGAATTTCTGAGAGTTTAAAGTCACTTTGACAAACATGATTAAGGGGTTGCAAGATGAGTTTGATTATATAGTAAGGAAGTTAGAAAGGTAAAATGGTAAAACAAACTCTCATTTGTTATAAATTTCTTGTTGTCAATGATTTATAACAACATAGCTTTCCTCTTTACAACTAATGAATTAATCATAAATACGTGATTCTAAATCCATTCTTTGATGCAGGATTCTAATCACCTCAATTCCTTCTATTTTAGAATTGATTTTATAAAATATGAAATGAGATTTTATCCTTGAACGGAAGTATTCTTTCTTGATTTGGCTGTAATCTTCACCATGTTCTGGATATTCTGCTAGGTATTCAATTTCATCCAATATGAGATTAAAATAACGATCGGCTTGTTCCAAGAGACCAATTCTTAAAAGAATATAGCCAAATATCCTCTAAATCCCGATGAGCTTCTTGACTGATTTTATAAATCATTATTCAGTCAAGTGTTTTTCATGCAGGTTTTTTAAAAGATCATTTCTATCAAAGTTTTCTTCAAAACCAGATTTCTCACCTTTTTTAAGCTCTTTTATGAGTTCAGCTTTTTTTGATTCTTGATGCTCAAACATTCTTAATGCCTCCCTCACAACTTCACTTGCTGATGATATTTTCCGCTCTTAATTTGACGACTGATAAAACTATCCAAGTAATCTCCGAGTAAAATGGATGTGTTTTTAGCCATGATCAATTTTTTGTTTAAACATACCAAGACTTGGTATGCGGTCAAAATTATACCATTTTGGAAATTAATCTATTCCTCTTGAAGCTAAATCCTCAAAATCTAGTGTAGGCTTGGAATTCTTACCACTCGGAAACTCAAAAATCTCCAGATCAAAATAAGGAACTGCAGCAATCACATGATCAAAGATATCAGCCATGATGTATTCATAGTTTGCCCAGCGTTTGTCTGCGCTGAAGGCGTAGATCTCGATAGGTAATCCTTGCGAAGTAGGAGCGAGCTGGCGCACCATGATCATCATATCTTTATTGATGCCAGAATGGTTCTCGATATAGCTCTGAACGTATTTCCTAAACAAACCGAGGTTGGTCAAATTACGACCATTCAACAACATGGTTTTATCCACGTTTAGACTCTGATTATGCTTGTCGATATCGCCCTGACGGTGGTCGATATAGCTTTGAAGCAATTCGATTTTTTTGAAGTTTTTCAATTCTTCTTTTCGCAGGTATTTAACGCTGTCCATTTTTACATTGAGTGACCGCTTGATGCGTCTGCCATCTGAATCGGTCATGCCGCGCCAGTTTTTGAAACTGTCTGAGATCAGTGCATAGGTAGGAATGGTGGTGATGGTCTTGTCAAAGTTCTGAACTTTCACAGTGGAAAGATTGATTTCAATCACATCACCATCAGCGCCATATTTTTCAAACGTAACCCAATCACCGATGCGCACGATGTCGTTGATCGACACTTGAATGCTCGCCACAAAACCGAGGATGGAATCTTTAAAGATCAATAGAATAATCGCCGAGGCTGCACCAATCGTAGTGATAAATTCCACAAACTCAATCCCGGTAATAATCGCAAACGCCGACAGCAATCCAAGGATCCAGGCAAAAATCATGATCACCTGAATGTAGCTATCTATGGGTTTGTCCTTGAAATTGGGAAGGGTCTTAAAATAGTCGTTGAGTGTATGCAAGAGCGACCTTACTATGTTGAGTATTAAAATAATCCCCAACACCTGCAGAGTATTCTCAACCATGTTTCTCCCATATGGGAAGTCGATAAATACGGCTGGGGCAAACTCATACAAAAAGAGTAGCGGTATGATATGCGCCAGATTACGCGGCACTTTGTTAGCGACCAGTAAGTCATCAAAGTTGGTTTTTGAAGCCTTGGCAAGCTGATTGAAAATCTGAATGATCACCCGCCTGCTCACAAAATCAATGACAATCGCGAGAATGATTAAAGCTATGAGCAATACGGCAATGTTCAAATAAGCAGCCGTCGTTTCATTAAAGCCTTGGTCAAGTAAGTAATCGTATATGATGTGTTCGAGCTTGGACATAAAAAATACTTTTGCGGTACAAACCTAGTTATAATGACATTTTGCACCTAAATATTCTTGGATTTAGGTGTGGAATAAGATTCAACGCGTAACAAAATACGAAATCTCAATTCCCTCGGCATCACTGTCCTCATACACTTTGTGTATAGGCTATGTTGTAGATATAATTATTTAAGAATCAATTATCTGGATTTTGTTGTATCTGTATATTTCAATTCAATCGTTTGAGTGATTTGTTCTGGTTAGATTTGGATATGATAAAAAATTTACAACTCAACGGACTCAAGTTAACTCTGATTTATGTCGCTGTTTTTGTTTTCGCTTTAAGCGAAAATCAAACCTTTGCTCAAGTAGCTGTAGGAAATGGAAGTTATACAACAAATCACCCAGGAGCTGATGCTGCCGGACGTAACGGCTTCCCTTCAGGCACACCACAATTGAGCGGTAATGCTGCTGGCAAACCTGTTCCTACAAATGACTGGTGGTCTACTCTGATCAAGCAAAATCATGCGGATAATCTTTTTAATTATCCCATGACCATGAAAACAACGAATCAAGGACTGATCGTCACTTATATACCGTGGGGTCCTATAGGAGATTCTTCACCTATTCAAGTGGGTCTGCAAGGTATGAATGCTTCTCAAGCTACGGTTGCTGACTATTCAGACTGGACGGTTACCATGAACTGGAACGATGGAACGCACGATCTAAAGGCAACCAGCGGTATAGGAATGCCATTTATCTATTTTGAAAAGGGGAGTAGCGACTTGCTGGAAATCAGAATCACTTCGGGTACAACCACTATTAATAATGAGAAGGTACTTGTTGAAAACGCTAGGAGTGGAGCCGATTTTGTCATTTACGCCCCAGTAGGAAGCACCTGGACGCAAACCGGTACTACATTTTCTTCCACGCTCAATGGTGAAGATTATTGGTCCATGGCGATGCTTCCACAAAGTACTTCAAATGTAAGTACGATGGCAGATGAATATGAGAAATATGCCTATGTTTTTCCTACGGATACACAAGTCAATTGGAATTATGACCCAGCGACTTCAAACGTGACATCCACGTTTACCGTGACCACAGATATAAAAGAAGGAACGGAGAGTAACGTACTCTTAGGACTCTTGCCTCACCAGTGGGCCAACCTGTCCAGCGGTTCTCCCACGCCTGATGAAGAAGAATACAGCACAGTTAGAGGAACTTTAAAAACACTTGACGGAAACAGGTTTACCGTTCAGAATTCGTTTAAAGGGATTTTACCGACTTTACCCAATTTAGGTCACTACAGTTCTAGTTTCAGTCCAGCAGTACTTGATCAGAAAATTACGAATATCGAGAACGATCAATTGGCTTCCTGGACGGATTCGTATAACGAGGGTCAAGTCATGAATCGTTTGATCCAGACCGCCCGTATCGCAGATCAAACCGGTAATATTGAAGCGCGGGACAAAATGATCGCAACGATCAAAGAACGTCTGGAAGACTGGTTGACTTATGAAAATGGCGAAGTTGCCTTTTTATTCTATTACAATGATATTTGGTCTGCGCTGATAGGCTATCCAGCGGGTCACGGCCAGGACACTAATCTCAACGACCACCATTTCCACTGGGGTTATTTTATTCATGCAGCAGCCTTTATGGAACAATTTGAGCCGGGCTGGGCTGCGCAATATGGAGACATGATCAATGTTTTGATACGTGATGCTGCTTCTTCTGACCGCAATGATCCACAATTTCCGTTTCTGAGAAACTTCAGTCCTTATGCCGGACACAGTTGGGCTAATGGTTTTGCAAGTTTCCCCCATGGAAATGACCAAGAGTCTACCTCAGAAAGTATGCAGTTTGCCTCATCACTTATTCATTGGGGAACGGTTACGGAGAACGACGCGATCAGAGACTTGGGCGTTTACATTTATACTACCGAGCAGACCGCTATTGAAGAATACTGGCTGGATGTTCATAATCGCAATTTTCAACCCAACCAGCAATACGGACTGGTTTCTAGGGTTTGGGGAAATAGTTATGACAACGGGACTTTCTGGACTTCAGACATTGCCGCTTCCTACGGTATAGAAATGTACCCCATGCACGGCGGTTCCTTTTATTTAGGACATCATCAAGCCTACGCACAATCCTTATGGACTGAAATCACAAACAATACGGGAGTTCTAAGCAACCAGCCGAATCCTAATTTATGGTATGATACCTACTGGAAATACCTTTCCTTAACTGATCCGCAAGCGGCAGTTGATCTCTACAATGCTTATCCAGATCGAGATTTGAAATTTGGTATTTCTGATGCGCAGACCTACCACTGGTTGCACAGCGTGAACGCCATGGGTGTGATCGATCCCACCATTTCCGCAGATCATCCCATCGCCAGCGCTTTTAACGATAATGGAACCATAACTTACGTCGCACACAATTATTCTGACACGGCGATCAACGTGACTTTCTCAAATGGTTTTGTACTCGTGGTTCCTGCAAATACCTTGGCTACCAATCGCGATGTAGCTATTGATGGAGTCCTAAGCGCTCAAGATTATGATTTACATGAAAATGACGACTTGGACTTAAATGTTGCAACGACGGGTCAAAACATCAGTCTGGTGGAGTTTTACTTGGATGATACTTTGGTAGGGCAGAGCGCCACAGCACCATATGATCTCACTTTACCTAGTATGCCGTTAGGAGTTTTTACGCTTTACGCGAAAGTGTACCAAGGAAGTGCTTTTAACATAACAAACGTCATAAGTGTACAAGTAGGAGACCAGCTGCCCTACAATGGTTCGCCAACAGTTATTCCAGGTACCTTGCAAGGAGCGCATTACGATATTTTTGAAGGAGGATTGGGCCAAAACATTGCCTATTTTGATGCTTCAGCAAATAATGAAGGAGGATTCAGACCTAACGAATATGTAGATGCGGTTTCCGTAAACAATGAAGGAGATACAGTAGGCTGGATCTCAGCAGGAGAGTGGATGGAGTATACGGTTGATGTTCAAACGACCGGTTGTTATGATCTAGACATGCGTTATGCTTCTGGAAACAATGCCGGTGGTGGGCCGTTCCATTTTGAAATAGATGGTCAGCAGGTGAGTCCTAATATTGCTGTTAATGCCACAGGCGATTGGAATACATGGTCTACGCATACCAGCACGATCAATTTGACTCAAGGTATTCATGTGTTGCGATTCTACGCTCAAAACGGAGAATTTAATTTTGGCGAGATGACGTTTAGTTTTAATTCGTCAGGCTGTGCGCCGCCACAAAGTATTGGATTACCGTTTGATTTTGAAACAACTCCTGTATCATCAGACTTTGTAGATTTTGATGGAGGAACCGGGTCGGTGATTCCTCTTACCTCTCCGCAAGCTACTGGCAACAATAGTTCAAACGCCGCCATGATCGTAAGAGATGGTGGTATGCCGTGGGCTGGATCGTATTTGGATCTCGGCGGAACGCTCGATTTTGCTGCAAGCGGCGAACTTCTAGCTCTAAAGCTTTGGACAGATGCACCGGCAGGAACGGTGATACGCATGAAACTGGAACAGCAATCCAATCCCAGCAACTTTGCCGAAAGAGACTACACAACACTCAGCTCAGGTACCTGGGAAAATGTGTACTGGGATTTTGGCTCATTGAACAATACGGTTTACGATCGACTGGTCTTCATGTTTGATTTTGGCAACACGGGCGACGGCAGCAATACATCAACCTTTATTTTTGACGATGTGGAGCAAACCACCACCTTATCAGCGGGTCAGATTGACACGGATAGCGGTTTAAAGATATACCCCAATCCAGTGAGTGATGTTTTGAATATCTATGCTGGAGCTGACGAAGTAAGTAAAGTAGAAGTGTATAATTTGATTGGTCAGCGCGTACTGGAACAACAAAAAAACACAAATCAGATCAACCTCGCATCACTTAATGAAGGGCTTTACATCATAAAAATCACCATAGGTGACGAAGTGGTTTTAAGGAAGGTGGTTAAGGAGTAGGGGAAAAGTTTTGTAGAGCCTCACAAAATGTATTCTCATCGATAATTGTAAGGTCTCGTTTGATCACTGTTTTAATAATGAATAGATTTGTTTAAAATCCATGTTTTGAAGCAGAACATCAAATTAACGGTTGATGCGGTAGTTTTCGGTTATGAGAACGGAAAGGTATATCTACTTCTCATCAACCGTAAATATGAACCTTTCAAAAATCAATGGGCTTTACCAGGAGGTTACGTCAAAGATGATGAAAACCTTGAAGAAGCTGTGGCACGAGAACTCAAGGAAGAGTCTGGAGTTGAGATTAATTTCTTAGAACAATTATACACCTTTGGTGCAGTAGATCGAGATCCCAGAGGTAGGGTAGTGAGTATTTCCTATTACGGACTAGTGCGACCCGATAAATTTCAGATATCTGCCGCAACTGATGCAAAAGATGTTAAGTGGTTCCCCTTAAATGAAATCCCTCAAGTCAGCTTTGATCACGAAAGAATTATAGAAAGCGGCATTATAAGGCTACGCTCTAAAATCAAATACGAACCCATAGGCTTTGAGTTGCTAGACGCTAAATTCCCGTTTTCTGATTTAGAAAAATTGTATAGTGCGCTGTTAGGTGAACCCGTAGATCGCAGGAACTTTAGAAAAAAAATAAAGGAGTTGAACGTTCTGGATGAACTAGACGATACATTATCCACTGGCCCTGGAAGACCAGCCAGGTTATTTAAATTCAATAAGAAACGTTTTTTTCAACTTAAGAAAGAAGGCGTTCA
This genomic interval from Nonlabens spongiae contains the following:
- a CDS encoding hemerythrin domain-containing protein, translated to MNIFEALRADHEIQRELIKKLVDTSGDTDHRKNLFESLKKELAIHADAEERHFYIPLIESDLTQEKARHSIAEHHEMDELVEKLEETDMSSSAWLTYMKELAHKVEHHLDEEEQEVFQMAGKALTQKEKDNLADTYKKEMSESRSA
- a CDS encoding type II toxin-antitoxin system RelE/ParE family toxin — protein: MEQADRYFNLILDEIEYLAEYPEHGEDYSQIKKEYFRSRIKSHFIFYKINSKIEGIEVIRILHQRMDLESRIYD
- a CDS encoding mechanosensitive ion channel family protein, whose amino-acid sequence is MSKLEHIIYDYLLDQGFNETTAAYLNIAVLLIALIILAIVIDFVSRRVIIQIFNQLAKASKTNFDDLLVANKVPRNLAHIIPLLFLYEFAPAVFIDFPYGRNMVENTLQVLGIILILNIVRSLLHTLNDYFKTLPNFKDKPIDSYIQVIMIFAWILGLLSAFAIITGIEFVEFITTIGAASAIILLIFKDSILGFVASIQVSINDIVRIGDWVTFEKYGADGDVIEINLSTVKVQNFDKTITTIPTYALISDSFKNWRGMTDSDGRRIKRSLNVKMDSVKYLRKEELKNFKKIELLQSYIDHRQGDIDKHNQSLNVDKTMLLNGRNLTNLGLFRKYVQSYIENHSGINKDMMIMVRQLAPTSQGLPIEIYAFSADKRWANYEYIMADIFDHVIAAVPYFDLEIFEFPSGKNSKPTLDFEDLASRGID
- a CDS encoding glycosyl hydrolase → MIKNLQLNGLKLTLIYVAVFVFALSENQTFAQVAVGNGSYTTNHPGADAAGRNGFPSGTPQLSGNAAGKPVPTNDWWSTLIKQNHADNLFNYPMTMKTTNQGLIVTYIPWGPIGDSSPIQVGLQGMNASQATVADYSDWTVTMNWNDGTHDLKATSGIGMPFIYFEKGSSDLLEIRITSGTTTINNEKVLVENARSGADFVIYAPVGSTWTQTGTTFSSTLNGEDYWSMAMLPQSTSNVSTMADEYEKYAYVFPTDTQVNWNYDPATSNVTSTFTVTTDIKEGTESNVLLGLLPHQWANLSSGSPTPDEEEYSTVRGTLKTLDGNRFTVQNSFKGILPTLPNLGHYSSSFSPAVLDQKITNIENDQLASWTDSYNEGQVMNRLIQTARIADQTGNIEARDKMIATIKERLEDWLTYENGEVAFLFYYNDIWSALIGYPAGHGQDTNLNDHHFHWGYFIHAAAFMEQFEPGWAAQYGDMINVLIRDAASSDRNDPQFPFLRNFSPYAGHSWANGFASFPHGNDQESTSESMQFASSLIHWGTVTENDAIRDLGVYIYTTEQTAIEEYWLDVHNRNFQPNQQYGLVSRVWGNSYDNGTFWTSDIAASYGIEMYPMHGGSFYLGHHQAYAQSLWTEITNNTGVLSNQPNPNLWYDTYWKYLSLTDPQAAVDLYNAYPDRDLKFGISDAQTYHWLHSVNAMGVIDPTISADHPIASAFNDNGTITYVAHNYSDTAINVTFSNGFVLVVPANTLATNRDVAIDGVLSAQDYDLHENDDLDLNVATTGQNISLVEFYLDDTLVGQSATAPYDLTLPSMPLGVFTLYAKVYQGSAFNITNVISVQVGDQLPYNGSPTVIPGTLQGAHYDIFEGGLGQNIAYFDASANNEGGFRPNEYVDAVSVNNEGDTVGWISAGEWMEYTVDVQTTGCYDLDMRYASGNNAGGGPFHFEIDGQQVSPNIAVNATGDWNTWSTHTSTINLTQGIHVLRFYAQNGEFNFGEMTFSFNSSGCAPPQSIGLPFDFETTPVSSDFVDFDGGTGSVIPLTSPQATGNNSSNAAMIVRDGGMPWAGSYLDLGGTLDFAASGELLALKLWTDAPAGTVIRMKLEQQSNPSNFAERDYTTLSSGTWENVYWDFGSLNNTVYDRLVFMFDFGNTGDGSNTSTFIFDDVEQTTTLSAGQIDTDSGLKIYPNPVSDVLNIYAGADEVSKVEVYNLIGQRVLEQQKNTNQINLASLNEGLYIIKITIGDEVVLRKVVKE
- a CDS encoding NUDIX hydrolase, whose translation is MKQNIKLTVDAVVFGYENGKVYLLLINRKYEPFKNQWALPGGYVKDDENLEEAVARELKEESGVEINFLEQLYTFGAVDRDPRGRVVSISYYGLVRPDKFQISAATDAKDVKWFPLNEIPQVSFDHERIIESGIIRLRSKIKYEPIGFELLDAKFPFSDLEKLYSALLGEPVDRRNFRKKIKELNVLDELDDTLSTGPGRPARLFKFNKKRFFQLKKEGVHFEL